The genomic region ggaaatcaCTGCAACCAGGGGATGCCATAATCATAATTGCAATGCAGATGTAGACAAAAACATGAATGATGGAGGATATAGACAACTACTTTGGAGGGACAATAGGCCTGCACAATGCATAATAACCCATTGCAAGACAACATTGAGGATAATTGACAATTGGAGAAGAAATGATGCCACATGTTTCAATTATGGTAAAGTAAGCCACTACATGATTGAATGTTGGGGTGAAGAGAAAAATAAATGTCTATTTAGTGGAGATGAATCTCATGGCCTCGACAAATGTGAAAATTCAAGTCAATTTTTCCAAAATGTAGGAACACGGTCTACGAGTGATGATTTGCAAAGAGGGGCTAGAGTTATAAGGAGAGTACCACCACAAGGAGTAAGAGGTTGTTAAAGAATGGTTGTATGGtccttcatcacatcaaatgaGGATTGTTTTGGTGAAGTGCAGGTAGTAGGAACAAATTAAAAAAGTCCGAAATAAAGAAGAATAAAGCCACAATACTCAAGGCAAGGAACTGTTACCaagcaaaaacaaaaagaaatagaagaggaaaatgaagagtcTAGTTTGAAAGGAGATTATGTTTACTTTCAGCCAAATAAACATCAACATGATAAGGTGGTAGAAAAAGCTAAACAACAGATTGTCCAACAGCAATAAGATGAGGTAGCTCCAACAACAATAAGATGAAGTAGCTTGTTTTTTTTGAAGAGGAGGTAATGATATTCAAGAACTTGGCCTCTTTAGCTCAACAAAAAGATCTTTTGCTAAAGTTAAAGCTGTTGGGAAAATATTGGAACAGGCAAAGACAATAAGAAGTGAACCAATTAAATGAGGATCAAAACTGGAAGAATGGCCCTCTTCTCATCATCACACATTTCAATAATAGCAAAGTCAAGCATGTGATGGTGGATTTAGGTGTGGACTTTAACATCATCTTGCCTACAATTTGGGATAGATTGGGGAGATCAAAGCTAGTGAAAACAGCAATGAACATAAGCCTAGCATATGGTTCAAGCATGGAATCATTGGGGACATGCGAAATGTGGAAGTTAATATCAAAGGTCTAAAACAAATTATGGATTTTGAGGTTGTGGAAATGAAAGAACCATTCAATACTTTTGGAACCCTATTGGGACTTGAGATGGTTTGTAAACTGCAATAGTATCTTTGATTCAAGGAAGGAAGAGATATCCTTTGCGGAACATAAGAAGATACTACACATGCCCTTAAGTCAAACAATACTTACCGACCTCTCTATTTTGTATCCAAGAATTTTGACAGCACTGAACTCATGCAACATAAGATGTTTTGATTTAGAAGGGTCTTCATAATACAAAGCCACTCTAAAGATCTATCAGAGAAGAATTAGTTTGCAAATGACACCAAATATATTAACCACATACAAAAAGGAATATTACATCTTAAGCTACCAAGGTTCTCTGGAGTAGGATACATTATAGAGTATATTTTTGATATGGAATATACATTTCAAGATGAACCTATGAAAATTGCTGCACTTCAAGATACGTTGGTTTGTAATGTAGCTTGTTGTTGGAATACACATAGATATACTATTCTAGATTGGCAGCCTTCAGAATTATCATCAAAGCCCGATACCTAAAAAAAGGAGAATATGCACTAATACCCAAAAATGTGAGAACAATCACCTGGGAGACCCACATTCAAACTTGTATCACTGCATGGAAGCGAGACAGGGAATAAGACTATTGCACATCTAGTCACTTCGGACTATGTTAGAAAAGTGTAGAAGCATGCAAAGAAGGGCTTGTGGTGGATCTGAtgaaaattatattaattatgaCCTTACCCTTTCCTAAAACTACACCAGAAGTAAAAACATTCTTGGATATTTCATTAAGGGTTATGCTATCGTAGTGACACCTTTAGAAGAATTGCTCTAGAAGAAAACTAATAAAACCATCACTTGGATTGAACAATGTCAGCAACCTTTCGatacattaaaatataaaatatagatCATCCTATAGCTTTTGCTAGTTGCAAGCTATCTCAAGCGGATAAGAActataccaccactagtagagaaGCTTTAGCGGTCTATGCCTTGCACAAATTTTGCCATTACCTCTTATCTACGCTATTCACATTCTACATTGACCCCGAGCCCTTGAAAATTTTACATGACAAACTAGTGATACAAGGGAGGATATGTGGGTTGTTATTACTATTTCAATTTTCAAGAATTCAATTTTACAATAATAGGCAAGCATTCTACACTGACCATGAGCCCTTGAAAATTTTACTTAACAAACTAGTGATACAAGGGAGGATATGTGGGTGTTTATTACTATTCCAAGAATTCAATtttacaataataggcaagctCAAAAATAATTATCAAGTTTTGGATTACCTATCTAGAATTGATTATAGGGGAAGAATCTGAGGCAACTGATGAAGTGTTTCATGATGTTGCCCTATTACTTTCCATTGGACATGACTGCACATGATAAACAATTTTTACTACAAAAATCCTGTTTACTTCAATTGAAGGAGCTTTATACACAAAAGGGTGAGATGATGTCCTCTAGAGGGTAGTTTATGAGCAtgattgtgaccaaatctaaaGGGAAGCACGTGAAAGCATTGTTGGAGGACACAATTGCGAGATACTACAGCTCGACAAAAATTGTTAGCAAGACTTATGATGGCCGAGTATATGCAAGGATGCTAAAAATTAAACAAAGAATTATTATATATGTCAAAGAATAGGAAGACTTACAGCATGGGATGCAATGCCCCACTTCAACTAGTCTTAGCACAATATCCCTTTGAGAAATGGGCAATTGATTTCATAGGACCCATTGATCCTCCAAAAAAACTCTCTAGAGCTAGATTCATCATCACCGGAAAATTTCTCTATCACAACGTCATTACCAGATTTGGGTGTTCGCTAAGTGTACTAGTAATCAGGGGAAAcgcttttttgttttaaattataaAGGAGCTATTAGCCAATTTCATGATCAGTCATAATCAGAGCACACCATACCACCTACAAGCAAATGGAGCCAGCAAAGCACTAAATAAGATCATTGGAACCACTTTAACTATAATGTGATTAAAATAGAACAGACCGGGACATCAAAATATTTGCAGTACTCTGGGACTACCACataacatataaatgatctaccAAACACACTCCATTTCACTTAGTATATGGAATGGAGACTAGTATACCTTTAAAATTCATAGTCCACAACTTCCGCATGACAATGACATTAAGACTCAATGCTAGAGACTCCATTAAAAAGCCCTTGAAGAATTGGAAAATTTGGATGAGGCAAGGCAGTTGGCAGAATTCTATCTTTTAATAGTGTCGTAGACAAAAAGCAATGCACGATGGGAACCCAAGATCAAAACAATTCCAGGTCGATGGCATGGTCCTCCTGTATGATAGCAAATTCAAAAAGCAAGGAAAACTCAAAAAGTCTGGTAGATAGTACCCTATCAGATTAATGACATTCTTGACTCAGGGATAATCTGCTTAAGAACATTAGATGGCACTATACTACAATGCTATGTTAATGGAGCTAGATTGAAACATTATCATCAAAATCTTGAACAGAGTTGATTTGAGGACAAGTCAAGATTTTGAAAGGGCAGATGAGCAGCCAGACACAGTCCGGGAGAACATACTGCATCTTGCTGCATCAAGCCCatgataaaaaatataaaaatgctaTTGGGTTCTATATTTGATGCGTTATGGTACGTTCTTTATATTTTGTTAATTAGTCAGTTTCTCCTTTGGATGTAATTCCCTGTTCCCTTAATAGGACTGAATTAAGGGTATAAACTACAACATCAAGAAAGTCATATTGGGGGGCTCAGAACTTTGGTCTGTGTACCCCTAGATTTCTTGCTAACATTGCCACACAAACTTTTCATGAATAATGAAGTTTTGAATCTGTTATTTCGATGGAGCACTGAATTTGTAATTGATATTCATAAAACATAAGTAAAATGAACCTCACATAGAAATTGATTATAGTATTTTAGCTTTCTTTGAAACTATTGAGAATGATAGTGGAATATATAAAGCTTTAAGTTTGGTGCCTCAAGAGCTGCAAGAAAAAATTCTCAGGCACTTAAGTTTTACATTCTTGTCTTTGATGGAGTTGGCATCAAGGATTCAGTCCCTAGTCCGGTAAGTCGTGTAAAAGAAACCAAGGAAGGCACAGAATGAAGGTGAACAATGTAAGTGAAAGCTGACAACCATTGCTAATGCGTAGGAAGCTCCAGTCTTATTTTTATTGGCTATTGATGAAATGCTTACATTTAAAGCAATCATATTTTGTTTTTTAGTAGAATTTTGTAGAAAGGCTAATATCAAAGGAAAACCTGAGATGAGACTTGATAGAATGCCAATGCTATAGAGGAGTATCGGTTTTTAGGTGAGTCAATTTGCTACTTTGAATGGACTTGGGAAAATCCATTCCTTGATTACAGAGAGACAGTTCAGGTGGATAAAGTCCCAAATATCTTTAAGGGAATTTGGTCAGGGTTTCTAAAATATTTGGCCTAGCATTTTTGGTCCCATGCAAGGTATGAACCATGGCCTAATTAGAGACACATTGAATATTGTTTGCTTGCTCTCGGGAACATCAACACACTTTGGTCATAATATGCCCTTTAAGCTCATGTGTATGAGCATCCCTTTATGCATAAAGGGCAGTGCTTGCTGATGGTAAATCCTATTTGGTGATTGCAGGTGCTTTCTAATGACATTGACTTGCTTCATCCTCCAGCTGATGTGGAAAAGCGGAAGCACAAATTGAAACGTCTCGTGCAATCACCAAATTCCTTTTTTATGGTATTGATCTTAGTTAAGAGTTGAATCAGAATATTGGAAATCAAGTTAAGACTTTAAATGTCAGCAATATTGGAGATCAAAGTGTTGTTATTCCTTTGGTACATTATTCTTCCCTTTTGCTGACTATATTCTATTTGTTGCAGGATGTGAAGTGTCAAGGATGCTTCAATATGTATGTTGATTTGACTTAGTATTTTTGTTGTTTCTTTTAAGCAAGAAATAATTATTTTGTGGCTTGATTTGAAAGGATCCTTCTTGCAGGATTAACTTCTAAGATTCAGTATTTTGACATTTTATGTTTTCTATGCAGCACGACTGTGTTCAGTCATTCTCAGACAGTTGTTGTCTGTGGGAACTGTCAAACTGTGCTATGCCAGCCAACTGGAGGTCGTGCACGGTTGACTGAAGGATGCTCTTTCAGGAAGAAGGGCGATTGAGATTTTATTCTTTTTGTGTATTCGTGTTTTGTGTTCAATCATGATACTCTAGGGAAACGTTTGGCAGTGCAGTGGCCCACACAGGCCTTTTCAATGCTATACATATTAGTTTCAAgtcattctaaatgagtgtttcaGCTAGCTCGGGGAAGTTTTGCAGCTAAGATGTTGCTTAGGTTATTATGACTACTACTCGGATAGACAAGATttattttaaaagattttaaatgtAATGTGATTCAAGTGGGATTTTGATAATGGTCTGCCTGAATGTGTTTTGTATGTTATCGTTTCATTATTCAAACTCAATTTTAATTGATAATGAAATCCTGTAGGTCTAAGAAATGACATGGTGTCCTAGGTTTACCAATTAATAAATGTGAATGCATGGAACTCTGATTTTATTAGTGTTATCTTTGTAAGAGATTTCTTCCATATGATTCTATCAAATCACTTTTGATAATTAGAAGCAGATCACTTAGTAATTGATATCAAGGCCTATGCATCACTTCTGTGACAGAAATGATTATGCAAGGTGTTTGATATTTATTAGCTTAATAAGCCGTTCAACTGTAAAGTATAGAAAATGGGTAAAGAAACGAGTTTTCAAAATAGAGATTTTTGATTCACAAAATGCCTAAAAGCAGTGATTTTGTGTGCTCACACGTGGGTATTGTGATTATGTGTTTATATGGCAGTGTCGAATAGAACATAGAAAACAGGGAAGCTGCTCTGTTTTACATGGTATAAGCTATTTGTACTTTTATGGTAGAGTTTGCTTTTATTTGCTTATAAAACGTCGAAGTTTTTAGACTAGGTAAAACACAGGAAATGGTAAACTTACACTTGCCAGCAGTTGATTTATGCGAAACGCATTTTATCATTCTTTCCATATCATTACTCTATGTATCTCTATCTTACTTTCTCCTTTACTATTTTGAAACGCATTTTATCATTCTTTCCATATCATTACTCTATGTATCTCTATCTTACTTTCTCCTTTACTATTTTTATGATGCTTCGTCATTATCCCTTTTGAGGTTGTTGCTTTCATCTTTTtagtctatttttttattttattctgtatTGCTTTTAAGGTTTTGACATATTTTTTGGGAGGTTTCGTTAATGACATCCCTAGTTATATATTGGCATTTTCACTTTTCTATATATGATACAAAATACACTACATTTTCTCATATTCATTATTACTCTCAATGTGCATTCATTGACATAGCATTTAACCTTAGGTTTTTGTTCCATCTATGCTTTCACTATAACCATTATATTCACATGACCTCTCTACACACCACTCTATGCTATGTCCCTATCCATGTTTGGGTCCATGTTTGCTTACCCCCCTACTTTCCCAATAACCTAATATCATTAGTGATCTATAGAGCCTCGTTAAGT from Cryptomeria japonica chromosome 3, Sugi_1.0, whole genome shotgun sequence harbors:
- the LOC131071762 gene encoding small ribosomal subunit protein eS27y, which produces MVLSNDIDLLHPPADVEKRKHKLKRLVQSPNSFFMDVKCQGCFNITTVFSHSQTVVVCGNCQTVLCQPTGGRARLTEGCSFRKKGD